CAATGGGATTAAAATTGCAAAAGAAAAAGACTTCGTAAAACGTTTGAAAGAATACAGTCCAGATTTTGAAATTTATCTTCAATTTGATTCTTTTAAAAATGAAGTACTACAATCACTTCGAGGAGCTGATTTAACCGAAATAAGAAAAAAAGCCATTGAAAACCTAAACGAGGTAAACCTTTCAACGACATTGGTGGTTACCTTACAAAAAGGACTCAATGATGATGAAATAGGTAAAACCATTGAGTATGCATTACAACAACCGTCAGTAAGGGGTGTTACTTTTCAGCCCACACAAATTGCTGGAAGATTAGAGAATTTTGACCCAACTAAAGACCGAATTACTCTTACAGAAGTTCGTAGAAGAATACTTGAACAAACTTCGATTTTTGAACAAGAAGACTTACTTCCTGTTCCTTGTAATCCAGATGCTTTAGTAATGGGGTATGCTCTAAAATTAGACAATGAAGTTTTTCCTTTAACTCGTTACATAAATCCAGATGATTTATTAAACAACAGTAAAAATACCATTGTGTACGAACAAGACGAACATTTACATGGTAAAATGATTGAACTGTTTAGCACTGGAAACTCGGTTGAATGTGCAGAAGAAAACTTAAAATCTATATTATGTTGTTTACCTAAAATAGACGCTCCAGAACTCGGTTATAACAATTTATTTAGAGTTATTATCATGCAATTTATAGATGCTTACAATTTTGATGTCAGAGCTATTAAAAAATCATGTGTTCATATTGTTAATAAGGATAATAAAATAATTCCTTTTGAAACTATGAATTTACTTTACAGAGATGACAAACGACAACAACTAGAAACTTTAAGAAAATTATGATGTTAGAAATTGATTTATCGGGTATATTCATTTTTTTATTCCTAATAATGCTTGGACCATCCTTACTTTTTGCAGGAATTGGACTCGCTTTAAAAAAGAAAAAACCTAAAAGCAGTAAAGTATTTTTTATTCTTGCCGTAGTCTATTTAATTATATCATTAGGCACTTGTGGTTCTATGATGTTAGGTTAAAAAGCATATATATTACCCTTTACACAAGGTATGGAATGTTAAAAAACAACCGTTTTTGCATGGCATTGATTTTTTAGTTAAGTTTGAGAAAACATTCAAGATATGAAGAAATTATACTTTATCCCGTTCACCATCATATTTGTTTTCTTGTCTACTACAATTTTTAGTCAAAATAAAACCGAGAAAAAAATCACTATTCAAGTTAGAGATTTTAATAATAAGCCTGTACCAGGTGCCATTATTCTTTTTGACAACGTTAGACAAAAAAGCTGGACAAATTCTAGTGGTGTATTAAAAATAAAAACAACAAACGCACCTGTTGAAATTAGTGCCTTCTCTCCCAAATTAGGTATTAAGAAAATCAAGTATAATGGTCAGAAAAAAATAAAAATTACGATCCCAAAAGGAGACAAAAAATTACTGATTACAGATAACAAAGAAAAAAAGAGAGACCCTTCGCAGTTTTGGTCCATCTACGACTATTTAAGAGGTAATATTGCTGGCGTACATGTAACACCAACTAATGTAATTAGAGTTAGAGGATATGGAACGGTAAATGGAAGTATGGAACCGTTATTTATTTTAAACGGAACAAATATTGATCAAGAAACCTTTGGTAGAATTAGACCTAATTTAATCAAATCCGTACGAGTTCTCAAAGGTCCAGAAACAGCTATTTATGGTTCTCGAGGCGCTAATGGGGTTATTATTATCGAAACCTTGTAAAAACATACTAAAAACTTACATTGATCAATGTAAGTTTTTTTTATTCTCTACACTTATCTCCGAACCTTCTAACAAAAACACTGAATTGGGTTTTTCTTTCTCTAGAAAAGAAAACTCCCTTCCATATGTCTTTTCAAAGTTTACATTTATTTCATAATTTAATACTGGGTAATACTTCCAGGTAGGGTGTCTCACTTCATACTCTGTAGTTTTATGCTTGTTTTTTGCATACCCCCAATAATGTTCAGCAATAAACTCAATTTCAGTATTTGGTTGTATTGGTAAAGTATTTTTCTCACTCTCAACAGTAATGGTATTCCATATATTTTTTGTTTTCCATTGATATGAAGTAATCATTTTTTTATCCTCAAGTAACCAATTATGCTTCATTGGAAGGGTTTGATAATTCTCTTTATAAATGGTATTGGCTACAAAGGTAATGGCAGGTTTGGGGACAATTTCTTTGATAAACACCACCCCTCTTTTAAACTGCTCTCCTTCCTTTCTTTTCACATAAAACCGAAGATTTACTTCTTCAAAGTTAACATGCCCCGGTATTTTTACTCCTAACAGTTTTGTGTTTAAAAACATAAAACCAACCACACTTACGAAACAAGCATTGTTGTGGTAATCTAATTCAGTACCCTTAGGTAAATATGGAAATAAAATTTCGGGATTTACCTGATAGTTAATCATTATTAATTTTCTCCATTCTGCTTTTAAGAAACTCATATTGTTCTGATTTTTTAATAATTCACAAACCTCATAGGTAATATACTTATGAGGTTTACTTTTTCTTTTCCAATCTATTCAGCAATCTTCCCTAACTACTTTTTCTTAATTTTAAGTTTTCTTCTTTACTCGCTTTTCTTCCTTTCAAGAAAAATACTATAAAAAATATCATAATTACTCCAAGATAAATCGAAAATCCTCCAATCT
The sequence above is a segment of the Tenacibaculum sp. 190130A14a genome. Coding sequences within it:
- a CDS encoding radical SAM protein; translation: MPVRNYTYYDYTLSLCPECLKRVDAKIVFENEHVYMLKRCPEHGNSKVLIADDIEYYKNIRNYNKPSETPYTFNTKTMYGCPYDCGLCPDHEQHSCLTIIEVTDRCNLSCPTCYAGSSPSYGRHRTLEEIKEMLDTVVKNEKEPDVVQISGGEPTLHPQFFEILDYAKSLPIRHLMVNTNGIKIAKEKDFVKRLKEYSPDFEIYLQFDSFKNEVLQSLRGADLTEIRKKAIENLNEVNLSTTLVVTLQKGLNDDEIGKTIEYALQQPSVRGVTFQPTQIAGRLENFDPTKDRITLTEVRRRILEQTSIFEQEDLLPVPCNPDALVMGYALKLDNEVFPLTRYINPDDLLNNSKNTIVYEQDEHLHGKMIELFSTGNSVECAEENLKSILCCLPKIDAPELGYNNLFRVIIMQFIDAYNFDVRAIKKSCVHIVNKDNKIIPFETMNLLYRDDKRQQLETLRKL
- a CDS encoding TonB-dependent receptor plug domain-containing protein, coding for MKKLYFIPFTIIFVFLSTTIFSQNKTEKKITIQVRDFNNKPVPGAIILFDNVRQKSWTNSSGVLKIKTTNAPVEISAFSPKLGIKKIKYNGQKKIKITIPKGDKKLLITDNKEKKRDPSQFWSIYDYLRGNIAGVHVTPTNVIRVRGYGTVNGSMEPLFILNGTNIDQETFGRIRPNLIKSVRVLKGPETAIYGSRGANGVIIIETL
- a CDS encoding DUF2071 domain-containing protein, producing the protein MSFLKAEWRKLIMINYQVNPEILFPYLPKGTELDYHNNACFVSVVGFMFLNTKLLGVKIPGHVNFEEVNLRFYVKRKEGEQFKRGVVFIKEIVPKPAITFVANTIYKENYQTLPMKHNWLLEDKKMITSYQWKTKNIWNTITVESEKNTLPIQPNTEIEFIAEHYWGYAKNKHKTTEYEVRHPTWKYYPVLNYEINVNFEKTYGREFSFLEKEKPNSVFLLEGSEISVENKKNLH